In Opitutus sp., one genomic interval encodes:
- a CDS encoding DUF5069 domain-containing protein: MLSKPIPGSTGEVLTCLPSPYQPHPATGLLYLPRFLAKCAYVKAHGALPASYAKNYKRGLDRFLCMHLGVEPAAVEKIVHTATTAAEIEAGLLALFPADVRAIKWNRELVQKGLTPAGREFLKEALTAMGCADRAEQIISVPDLIDFDEGRIE, translated from the coding sequence ATGTTGTCCAAACCCATTCCCGGTTCGACCGGAGAGGTGCTCACCTGCCTGCCTTCGCCCTACCAACCGCACCCGGCGACCGGCCTGCTCTACCTGCCCCGGTTCCTGGCCAAGTGCGCCTACGTAAAAGCCCACGGCGCGCTCCCGGCCAGCTACGCCAAGAACTACAAGCGTGGCCTCGACCGCTTCCTCTGTATGCACCTGGGCGTCGAGCCGGCTGCGGTGGAAAAAATCGTCCATACGGCAACGACTGCCGCGGAGATTGAGGCCGGTCTCCTCGCGCTCTTCCCTGCCGACGTGCGCGCGATAAAATGGAACCGCGAACTCGTGCAAAAGGGGCTGACCCCGGCCGGGCGTGAGTTCTTAAAAGAGGCCCTCACCGCCATGGGCTGCGCCGACCGCGCCGAGCAGATCATCAGTGTCCCTGACCTGATCGACTTCGACGAAGGCCGCATCGAGTAG